The following are from one region of the Littorina saxatilis isolate snail1 linkage group LG2, US_GU_Lsax_2.0, whole genome shotgun sequence genome:
- the LOC138959648 gene encoding protein N-lysine methyltransferase METTL21A-like isoform X1 produces MMKEVIFWMIVLLSETEKDCSCEMELENGAEQKADKTDSEGTCVEQEPKQCCKSPCSTVSFSSAQTMALVPYNEESLPILFKPERQFTFLGHTLTIRQDWGNHGVAAVVWDAAIVLGEYLEKHQDIVRNRHVLELGAGTGLVGIVAALAGGEVTCTERAETLDHLRATVSSNLNGHRLEVKELDWTHDHSYLNSDYDVILGADIVYIEDTFPDLLRTLLHFAGPDTKVLLSCKIRYQRDSKFLTMLKEHFHISKVHFDLERDIYIYAAKKTER; encoded by the exons ATGATGAAGGAAGTCATATTCTGGATGATAGTACTCCTGTCTGAAACTGAG AAGGACTGCTCTTGTGAAATGGAACTAGAAAATGGTGCAGAGCAAAAAGCTGACAAAACAGATTCTGAGGGTACATGTGTTGAACAAGAACCGAAGCAGTGTTGTAAATCGCCTTGCTCTACAGTTTCCTTTTCATCTG CTCAAACTATGGCACTTGTCCCTTACAACGAAGAGAGCCTTCCGATCCTGTTCAAGCCAGAGCGTCAGTTTACTTTCCTGGGGCACACACTGACTATCAGACAGGACTGGGGGAACCATGGTGTTGCGGCTGTTGTTTGGGATGCT GCCATTGTGCTGGGCGAATACCTGGAAAAACATCAGGATATTGTCAGAAACCGCCATGTTCTGGAACTAGGAGCAGGAACTGGACTTGTGGGCATAGTGGCAGCACTAGCAG GGGGTGAAGTAACTTGCACAGAGAGGGCAGAAACGCTGGATCATCTTCGCGCAACAGTGTCTTCCAACCTGAACGGCCATCGCCTGGAGGTCAAAGAACTCGACTGGACGCACGACCACTCATACCTCAACTCTGACTACGATGTCATCCTTGGCGCAGACATTGTCTACATTGAAGACACATTTCCCGATCTTCTGAGAACGTTACTTCATTTTGCAGGACCTGATACGAAAGTGTTGTTGTCTTGCAAAATTCGCTACCAGAGAGACAGCAAGTTTTTGACCATGCTGAAGGAGCATTTTCACATCTCCAAGGTGCATTTTGATTTAGAGAGAGATATTTACATATATGCTGCAAAAAAGACTGAAAGATGA
- the LOC138959648 gene encoding protein N-lysine methyltransferase METTL21A-like isoform X6, which translates to MELENGAEQKADKTDSEGTCVEQEPKQCSQTMALVPYNEESLPILFKPERQFTFLGHTLTIRQDWGNHGVAAVVWDAAIVLGEYLEKHQDIVRNRHVLELGAGTGLVGIVAALAGGEVTCTERAETLDHLRATVSSNLNGHRLEVKELDWTHDHSYLNSDYDVILGADIVYIEDTFPDLLRTLLHFAGPDTKVLLSCKIRYQRDSKFLTMLKEHFHISKVHFDLERDIYIYAAKKTER; encoded by the exons ATGGAACTAGAAAATGGTGCAGAGCAAAAAGCTGACAAAACAGATTCTGAGGGTACATGTGTTGAACAAGAACCGAAGCAGTGTT CTCAAACTATGGCACTTGTCCCTTACAACGAAGAGAGCCTTCCGATCCTGTTCAAGCCAGAGCGTCAGTTTACTTTCCTGGGGCACACACTGACTATCAGACAGGACTGGGGGAACCATGGTGTTGCGGCTGTTGTTTGGGATGCT GCCATTGTGCTGGGCGAATACCTGGAAAAACATCAGGATATTGTCAGAAACCGCCATGTTCTGGAACTAGGAGCAGGAACTGGACTTGTGGGCATAGTGGCAGCACTAGCAG GGGGTGAAGTAACTTGCACAGAGAGGGCAGAAACGCTGGATCATCTTCGCGCAACAGTGTCTTCCAACCTGAACGGCCATCGCCTGGAGGTCAAAGAACTCGACTGGACGCACGACCACTCATACCTCAACTCTGACTACGATGTCATCCTTGGCGCAGACATTGTCTACATTGAAGACACATTTCCCGATCTTCTGAGAACGTTACTTCATTTTGCAGGACCTGATACGAAAGTGTTGTTGTCTTGCAAAATTCGCTACCAGAGAGACAGCAAGTTTTTGACCATGCTGAAGGAGCATTTTCACATCTCCAAGGTGCATTTTGATTTAGAGAGAGATATTTACATATATGCTGCAAAAAAGACTGAAAGATGA
- the LOC138959648 gene encoding protein N-lysine methyltransferase METTL21A-like isoform X4, with the protein MMKEVIFWMIVLLSETEDCSCEMELENGAEQKADKTDSEGTCVEQEPKQCSQTMALVPYNEESLPILFKPERQFTFLGHTLTIRQDWGNHGVAAVVWDAAIVLGEYLEKHQDIVRNRHVLELGAGTGLVGIVAALAGGEVTCTERAETLDHLRATVSSNLNGHRLEVKELDWTHDHSYLNSDYDVILGADIVYIEDTFPDLLRTLLHFAGPDTKVLLSCKIRYQRDSKFLTMLKEHFHISKVHFDLERDIYIYAAKKTER; encoded by the exons ATGATGAAGGAAGTCATATTCTGGATGATAGTACTCCTGTCTGAAACTGAG GACTGCTCTTGTGAAATGGAACTAGAAAATGGTGCAGAGCAAAAAGCTGACAAAACAGATTCTGAGGGTACATGTGTTGAACAAGAACCGAAGCAGTGTT CTCAAACTATGGCACTTGTCCCTTACAACGAAGAGAGCCTTCCGATCCTGTTCAAGCCAGAGCGTCAGTTTACTTTCCTGGGGCACACACTGACTATCAGACAGGACTGGGGGAACCATGGTGTTGCGGCTGTTGTTTGGGATGCT GCCATTGTGCTGGGCGAATACCTGGAAAAACATCAGGATATTGTCAGAAACCGCCATGTTCTGGAACTAGGAGCAGGAACTGGACTTGTGGGCATAGTGGCAGCACTAGCAG GGGGTGAAGTAACTTGCACAGAGAGGGCAGAAACGCTGGATCATCTTCGCGCAACAGTGTCTTCCAACCTGAACGGCCATCGCCTGGAGGTCAAAGAACTCGACTGGACGCACGACCACTCATACCTCAACTCTGACTACGATGTCATCCTTGGCGCAGACATTGTCTACATTGAAGACACATTTCCCGATCTTCTGAGAACGTTACTTCATTTTGCAGGACCTGATACGAAAGTGTTGTTGTCTTGCAAAATTCGCTACCAGAGAGACAGCAAGTTTTTGACCATGCTGAAGGAGCATTTTCACATCTCCAAGGTGCATTTTGATTTAGAGAGAGATATTTACATATATGCTGCAAAAAAGACTGAAAGATGA
- the LOC138959648 gene encoding protein N-lysine methyltransferase METTL21A-like isoform X2: MMKEVIFWMIVLLSETEDCSCEMELENGAEQKADKTDSEGTCVEQEPKQCCKSPCSTVSFSSAQTMALVPYNEESLPILFKPERQFTFLGHTLTIRQDWGNHGVAAVVWDAAIVLGEYLEKHQDIVRNRHVLELGAGTGLVGIVAALAGGEVTCTERAETLDHLRATVSSNLNGHRLEVKELDWTHDHSYLNSDYDVILGADIVYIEDTFPDLLRTLLHFAGPDTKVLLSCKIRYQRDSKFLTMLKEHFHISKVHFDLERDIYIYAAKKTER; encoded by the exons ATGATGAAGGAAGTCATATTCTGGATGATAGTACTCCTGTCTGAAACTGAG GACTGCTCTTGTGAAATGGAACTAGAAAATGGTGCAGAGCAAAAAGCTGACAAAACAGATTCTGAGGGTACATGTGTTGAACAAGAACCGAAGCAGTGTTGTAAATCGCCTTGCTCTACAGTTTCCTTTTCATCTG CTCAAACTATGGCACTTGTCCCTTACAACGAAGAGAGCCTTCCGATCCTGTTCAAGCCAGAGCGTCAGTTTACTTTCCTGGGGCACACACTGACTATCAGACAGGACTGGGGGAACCATGGTGTTGCGGCTGTTGTTTGGGATGCT GCCATTGTGCTGGGCGAATACCTGGAAAAACATCAGGATATTGTCAGAAACCGCCATGTTCTGGAACTAGGAGCAGGAACTGGACTTGTGGGCATAGTGGCAGCACTAGCAG GGGGTGAAGTAACTTGCACAGAGAGGGCAGAAACGCTGGATCATCTTCGCGCAACAGTGTCTTCCAACCTGAACGGCCATCGCCTGGAGGTCAAAGAACTCGACTGGACGCACGACCACTCATACCTCAACTCTGACTACGATGTCATCCTTGGCGCAGACATTGTCTACATTGAAGACACATTTCCCGATCTTCTGAGAACGTTACTTCATTTTGCAGGACCTGATACGAAAGTGTTGTTGTCTTGCAAAATTCGCTACCAGAGAGACAGCAAGTTTTTGACCATGCTGAAGGAGCATTTTCACATCTCCAAGGTGCATTTTGATTTAGAGAGAGATATTTACATATATGCTGCAAAAAAGACTGAAAGATGA
- the LOC138959648 gene encoding protein N-lysine methyltransferase METTL21A-like isoform X3 — MMKEVIFWMIVLLSETEKDCSCEMELENGAEQKADKTDSEGTCVEQEPKQCSQTMALVPYNEESLPILFKPERQFTFLGHTLTIRQDWGNHGVAAVVWDAAIVLGEYLEKHQDIVRNRHVLELGAGTGLVGIVAALAGGEVTCTERAETLDHLRATVSSNLNGHRLEVKELDWTHDHSYLNSDYDVILGADIVYIEDTFPDLLRTLLHFAGPDTKVLLSCKIRYQRDSKFLTMLKEHFHISKVHFDLERDIYIYAAKKTER, encoded by the exons ATGATGAAGGAAGTCATATTCTGGATGATAGTACTCCTGTCTGAAACTGAG AAGGACTGCTCTTGTGAAATGGAACTAGAAAATGGTGCAGAGCAAAAAGCTGACAAAACAGATTCTGAGGGTACATGTGTTGAACAAGAACCGAAGCAGTGTT CTCAAACTATGGCACTTGTCCCTTACAACGAAGAGAGCCTTCCGATCCTGTTCAAGCCAGAGCGTCAGTTTACTTTCCTGGGGCACACACTGACTATCAGACAGGACTGGGGGAACCATGGTGTTGCGGCTGTTGTTTGGGATGCT GCCATTGTGCTGGGCGAATACCTGGAAAAACATCAGGATATTGTCAGAAACCGCCATGTTCTGGAACTAGGAGCAGGAACTGGACTTGTGGGCATAGTGGCAGCACTAGCAG GGGGTGAAGTAACTTGCACAGAGAGGGCAGAAACGCTGGATCATCTTCGCGCAACAGTGTCTTCCAACCTGAACGGCCATCGCCTGGAGGTCAAAGAACTCGACTGGACGCACGACCACTCATACCTCAACTCTGACTACGATGTCATCCTTGGCGCAGACATTGTCTACATTGAAGACACATTTCCCGATCTTCTGAGAACGTTACTTCATTTTGCAGGACCTGATACGAAAGTGTTGTTGTCTTGCAAAATTCGCTACCAGAGAGACAGCAAGTTTTTGACCATGCTGAAGGAGCATTTTCACATCTCCAAGGTGCATTTTGATTTAGAGAGAGATATTTACATATATGCTGCAAAAAAGACTGAAAGATGA
- the LOC138959648 gene encoding protein N-lysine methyltransferase METTL21A-like isoform X5, with protein MELENGAEQKADKTDSEGTCVEQEPKQCCKSPCSTVSFSSAQTMALVPYNEESLPILFKPERQFTFLGHTLTIRQDWGNHGVAAVVWDAAIVLGEYLEKHQDIVRNRHVLELGAGTGLVGIVAALAGGEVTCTERAETLDHLRATVSSNLNGHRLEVKELDWTHDHSYLNSDYDVILGADIVYIEDTFPDLLRTLLHFAGPDTKVLLSCKIRYQRDSKFLTMLKEHFHISKVHFDLERDIYIYAAKKTER; from the exons ATGGAACTAGAAAATGGTGCAGAGCAAAAAGCTGACAAAACAGATTCTGAGGGTACATGTGTTGAACAAGAACCGAAGCAGTGTTGTAAATCGCCTTGCTCTACAGTTTCCTTTTCATCTG CTCAAACTATGGCACTTGTCCCTTACAACGAAGAGAGCCTTCCGATCCTGTTCAAGCCAGAGCGTCAGTTTACTTTCCTGGGGCACACACTGACTATCAGACAGGACTGGGGGAACCATGGTGTTGCGGCTGTTGTTTGGGATGCT GCCATTGTGCTGGGCGAATACCTGGAAAAACATCAGGATATTGTCAGAAACCGCCATGTTCTGGAACTAGGAGCAGGAACTGGACTTGTGGGCATAGTGGCAGCACTAGCAG GGGGTGAAGTAACTTGCACAGAGAGGGCAGAAACGCTGGATCATCTTCGCGCAACAGTGTCTTCCAACCTGAACGGCCATCGCCTGGAGGTCAAAGAACTCGACTGGACGCACGACCACTCATACCTCAACTCTGACTACGATGTCATCCTTGGCGCAGACATTGTCTACATTGAAGACACATTTCCCGATCTTCTGAGAACGTTACTTCATTTTGCAGGACCTGATACGAAAGTGTTGTTGTCTTGCAAAATTCGCTACCAGAGAGACAGCAAGTTTTTGACCATGCTGAAGGAGCATTTTCACATCTCCAAGGTGCATTTTGATTTAGAGAGAGATATTTACATATATGCTGCAAAAAAGACTGAAAGATGA
- the LOC138959647 gene encoding uncharacterized protein C7orf57 homolog, translating to MNQKPNETGWFYHAPAKRTEGTEPVGVPPASQIPGLGDVEVLEPDTPKEMVFRDTDTKYIRMAKMGGRKDLLSIRQNSDKKKEPVGYPRSEWFYLEDNALEDQAQKEREQEPWQFLLPEYMVHQGRGETSVDGTTVGGPRRRVPYATEEQSQFTRDGQSMTDKTVKIPETRPPGFGIRSGKPAPRGPKMDKTKPLSSQVQGERPRLRHQPMPSEPEDETNMTKLLAGTYEKEWHERVTGWQDKQTKNRDKSQAFIHSDGPARTEYNNNYTQSSAGSNRTTRRVYSGENREAAKKEEEKKEIFKLSKFKNVPARINSHQSPDVLAAIGN from the exons ATGAACCAAAAACCAAATGAAACAG GATGGTTTTACCATGCACCAGCCAAAAGAACAGAGGGCACAGAACCAGTTGGAGTACCACCTGCTTCACAGATTCCAGGACTTGGAGATGTTGAGGTTCTGGAGCCTGATACACCAAAAGAGATGGTATTccgtgacacagacacaaagtaCATCCGCATGGCCAAAATGGGAGGCAGAAAAG ACTTACTTTCAATTAGACAAAACTCAGACAAGAAGAAGGAACCTGTTGGTTACCCTCGTTCTGAGTGGTTTTACCTAGAAGACAATGCACTGGAGGATCAAGctcaaaaagagagagagcaaga GCCATGGCAGTTCCTGCTCCCTGAGTACATGGTGCACCAAGGCCGCGGAGAAACCTCAGTCGATGGAACGACAGTGGGAGGTCCCAGGCGCCGTGTTCCCTACGCAACAGAAGAGCAGTCTCAATTCACTCGCGACGGCCAATCTATGACAGACAAGACAGTGAAGATCCCGGAGACGAGACCACCGGGTTTTGGTATTCGCAGCGGGAAGCCTGCCCCTAGGGGACCAAAGATGGACAAGACCAAACCCCTGAGCTCACAAGTACAGGGAGAGCGCCCAAGACTCCGACATCAGCCAAT GCCTTCTGAGCCAGAAGATGAAACGAATATGACCAAGTTGTTGGCCGGCACCTATGAGAAGGAGTGGCACGAGAGGGTCACCGGCTGGCAGGACAAACAGACCAAGAACCGAGACAAATCCCAAGCATTCATCCATAGCGATGGTCCAGCACGCACAGAGTACAATAATAACTACACCCAGTCTTCTGCAGGCTCAAACAGGACAACCAG aaGAGTATACTCCGGTGAAAACAGAGAAGCAGCAaagaaggaagaggagaagaaggaaATTTTTAAGCTCAGCAA GTTCAAGAATGTCCCTGCTCGTATTAACTCACACCAGTCTCCTGATGTTCTTGCTGCTATCGGAAACTAG